In Litoribrevibacter albus, a single window of DNA contains:
- a CDS encoding class 1 fructose-bisphosphatase produces MTTIKDALTQQGCDASLIDVIQRILSASKDISFRLQQGALAGVLGSTEDENVQGETQKKLDVISNDLLKDALKQSPYVHGIASEEEDFAVPGNDGGQYLVTYDPLDGSSNIDINVSVGTIFSIMNTTGNSDLGEDFLQAGSNQVAAGYVLYGPSSILVITTGQGVSMWTLDHTIGEYVLTNAKVQIPEQTKEFAINMSNQRFWAEPVQNYVADLLAGEEGPIGKRFNMRWVAAMVAEVHRILTRGGIFMYPWDSREPNKPGKLRLMYEGNPMAFLVEQAGGLCCTDKERMLDVQPTEIHQRVPVFLGSKEEVERAASYHNS; encoded by the coding sequence ATGACCACAATTAAAGACGCCTTAACGCAGCAAGGGTGTGATGCCTCGCTTATTGACGTAATTCAACGAATTTTGTCTGCCAGCAAGGACATATCTTTTAGATTGCAACAAGGCGCTCTAGCCGGAGTTCTTGGCTCAACCGAAGATGAAAACGTACAAGGTGAAACTCAAAAGAAGCTGGACGTTATCTCTAACGATCTTTTGAAAGATGCACTAAAACAATCACCTTACGTTCATGGCATCGCGTCTGAAGAAGAAGATTTTGCCGTACCTGGCAATGACGGTGGTCAGTACCTGGTAACCTACGATCCGCTGGATGGCTCCTCCAATATCGACATCAATGTTTCCGTTGGCACCATTTTCTCGATCATGAACACCACCGGCAATTCAGATCTTGGTGAAGATTTCCTTCAAGCAGGATCTAACCAGGTGGCAGCAGGTTACGTTCTTTATGGTCCATCCAGCATTCTTGTAATCACAACCGGTCAAGGCGTCTCTATGTGGACACTGGATCACACCATCGGTGAGTACGTACTTACCAACGCTAAGGTTCAAATCCCGGAGCAAACCAAAGAATTCGCAATCAACATGTCTAACCAACGTTTTTGGGCAGAGCCTGTTCAAAACTACGTTGCGGACTTGCTGGCCGGAGAAGAAGGTCCGATTGGTAAACGCTTTAACATGCGCTGGGTTGCCGCGATGGTCGCAGAAGTTCACCGTATTCTTACTCGCGGCGGAATTTTCATGTATCCATGGGACAGCCGTGAACCAAACAAGCCAGGTAAACTACGTTTGATGTATGAAGGTAATCCTATGGCGTTTTTGGTCGAGCAGGCAGGCGGTTTATGCTGTACCGATAAAGAACGCATGTTGGACGTTCAGCCAACTGAAATCCATCAACGTGTTCCGGTATTCCTGGGCTCAAAAGAAGAAGTAGAAAGAGCAGCGTCGTACCACAATTCCTAG
- a CDS encoding DUF349 domain-containing protein, which produces MANFFKQIFKPKWQHKSEDVRATAVSQLSDQNPEQKDILIQVLTNDTSDKVKQTAILQISQLDHLIELSHSNNKSIQSLAQGRLSDTLSIENKQNWPKDPQQIRDLVISLPNLPTISELVSQITDQKQLAKIAEQARVAAVRQQATVEISDEAILEELEKAVKGKDKGCQKIIRDKLSSLNEARERQAMAEAEIIQTIQAAEQQAKLPYQPLCEAKLDTLQTRWNKIKADANSEYQAQFETALNQCKQIIAEHYHAESEKQAQVEAHKDAKEEQEATITLLESEQDGIIEQGDFNSPALNALLKTQANRWQDSCETTKPSKSLENRYARVCKSLEHFIQAKDTLEEKKEELQALLNSETPDLDALKSFLASLNWPSELKEPELLTQAHNALGDAQKEQRRVRSNLKQDCKQADELLSKAEEMLTEGTLKGIYHNLRQAQELMQSWPNERKINKRLRQLQYKFKEMKDWQDYAVLPKLEELCDRMESLVDADMPLETLSSQLKQARNDWRELGYGDNNYGQALWHRFKDASDKVNERCKPYFEAVGALREQNLELRKSIITQLTEFVEKVDWEKADWKVIDKLYKQSIEEWKQATPVDRAEVKKIQDSFDQPLHLLKDRIKAERDKNTQTKQDLLEQSKELLSLDNLKQATDKAKTLQKQWQEVGICHRRQEQHLWKEFREVCDELFGKRSDQWKEQQDQRETNLHQAAEIIDQIKQLAQSDVEEAKELAAKLRELQGNYGNLGSLPRDHYEALEERYREASDLVKERMSELKRAHKAKQGEALVEKLRIYQSISTKSLPEDEATQQWQALNIDDDKLGKVLESAWSALLSGKSSLQPTTEDKLRELCIRSEIIADKPSPDADQSLRMSLQVERLSRGMTSGENQKETTTSLLSEWLSLEVPSHNFDEYLNRLLVALEYK; this is translated from the coding sequence GTGGCAAACTTTTTTAAACAAATTTTCAAACCAAAATGGCAACATAAATCAGAAGATGTAAGAGCAACTGCAGTATCACAACTTTCCGATCAGAACCCAGAGCAAAAAGACATTCTGATCCAGGTGTTAACCAACGATACCTCCGACAAAGTCAAACAAACTGCCATTCTTCAAATTTCCCAACTCGATCACCTGATTGAGCTAAGCCACAGCAACAACAAAAGCATTCAATCTCTCGCTCAAGGTCGACTCAGCGACACGCTTTCAATTGAAAACAAACAAAACTGGCCTAAAGACCCGCAACAAATTAGAGACTTGGTGATCTCCCTACCAAATCTACCAACCATCAGCGAACTGGTGTCGCAAATCACCGATCAAAAACAACTGGCTAAAATTGCAGAGCAAGCACGAGTGGCTGCGGTTCGACAACAAGCGACCGTTGAAATTTCCGATGAAGCCATTCTTGAAGAGTTAGAGAAAGCAGTAAAAGGCAAAGACAAAGGTTGTCAGAAAATTATTCGTGACAAGCTTTCTTCACTGAATGAAGCACGCGAACGCCAAGCGATGGCGGAAGCTGAGATCATCCAAACCATTCAAGCCGCAGAACAGCAGGCAAAACTGCCTTATCAGCCTTTGTGTGAAGCAAAACTGGATACGCTACAAACGCGCTGGAACAAAATTAAAGCCGATGCAAACAGCGAGTATCAAGCACAGTTTGAAACCGCACTAAACCAGTGTAAGCAAATCATCGCCGAGCATTATCATGCAGAAAGTGAGAAGCAGGCTCAGGTTGAAGCACACAAAGACGCTAAGGAAGAGCAGGAAGCAACAATTACTCTGCTTGAAAGCGAACAAGATGGCATCATCGAACAAGGCGACTTCAACAGCCCGGCCTTGAATGCGTTACTTAAAACACAAGCCAACCGTTGGCAAGACAGTTGCGAGACCACCAAACCATCCAAGTCTCTGGAAAATCGTTACGCTCGTGTCTGTAAATCCCTAGAACACTTCATTCAAGCCAAAGATACTCTGGAAGAAAAGAAAGAAGAGCTGCAAGCCCTTCTGAATTCTGAGACGCCTGATCTGGACGCGTTGAAATCCTTCCTGGCTTCACTGAACTGGCCGTCAGAGCTTAAAGAACCAGAATTACTGACTCAGGCTCACAATGCCTTGGGCGATGCACAGAAAGAGCAACGCCGTGTTCGCAGCAACCTAAAGCAAGACTGCAAACAAGCAGACGAATTACTGTCTAAGGCAGAAGAGATGCTGACCGAAGGCACCCTGAAAGGAATTTATCATAACCTTCGTCAGGCTCAGGAACTGATGCAAAGTTGGCCAAACGAGCGCAAGATCAATAAGCGTCTACGTCAACTTCAATACAAATTCAAAGAAATGAAAGACTGGCAGGACTACGCGGTTCTTCCAAAACTGGAAGAGTTGTGTGATCGCATGGAGTCTCTGGTTGATGCTGACATGCCGCTAGAAACCCTGTCGTCACAGTTAAAACAAGCACGTAACGATTGGCGCGAACTGGGCTATGGCGACAACAACTATGGCCAGGCGCTTTGGCATCGCTTCAAAGATGCGTCCGACAAGGTCAATGAGCGCTGCAAACCTTACTTTGAAGCCGTGGGTGCATTGCGTGAACAGAACCTCGAACTCCGCAAATCCATCATTACACAGCTGACCGAGTTCGTTGAAAAAGTCGATTGGGAAAAAGCGGACTGGAAAGTCATCGACAAGCTATACAAGCAATCCATTGAAGAATGGAAGCAAGCAACGCCGGTGGATCGTGCAGAAGTGAAGAAAATCCAAGACAGTTTCGATCAACCTTTGCATTTACTGAAAGACCGTATCAAAGCTGAGCGCGATAAGAACACTCAAACCAAACAAGATCTTCTTGAGCAATCGAAAGAGTTACTATCGCTTGATAATCTGAAACAAGCTACCGATAAAGCGAAGACGCTTCAGAAGCAATGGCAAGAAGTAGGCATCTGTCACCGTCGCCAGGAACAACACCTATGGAAGGAATTCCGCGAGGTCTGTGATGAGCTGTTCGGTAAGCGCTCGGATCAATGGAAAGAGCAACAAGATCAACGTGAAACTAATCTTCACCAAGCCGCTGAGATTATTGACCAGATCAAACAACTGGCTCAATCAGACGTTGAAGAAGCCAAAGAGCTGGCTGCAAAATTAAGAGAACTGCAAGGTAATTATGGGAATTTAGGCAGTCTGCCAAGAGACCATTATGAAGCCTTGGAAGAACGCTATCGTGAAGCGTCTGATCTCGTTAAAGAACGCATGTCAGAACTGAAGCGAGCTCACAAAGCAAAACAAGGTGAAGCGCTGGTTGAAAAACTTCGAATCTATCAAAGCATCAGCACCAAGTCGTTGCCAGAAGACGAAGCAACTCAACAATGGCAGGCCCTCAACATTGACGATGATAAGCTTGGAAAAGTGTTGGAGTCAGCATGGAGCGCCCTGCTTTCTGGTAAATCCAGCCTGCAACCAACTACTGAAGATAAGTTACGCGAGTTGTGTATCCGCAGTGAAATCATTGCAGACAAGCCTTCGCCAGACGCAGACCAAAGCTTGCGTATGTCTCTGCAAGTTGAGCGTTTGTCTCGCGGCATGACATCAGGTGAGAATCAAAAGGAAACAACCACTTCGTTGCTTTCTGAGTGGTTAAGCCTGGAAGTACCAAGTCATAACTTCGACGAGTATCTCAATCGCCTACTGGTGGCGCTAGAGTATAAGTAA
- a CDS encoding substrate-binding periplasmic protein produces the protein MNFKFLVMIRVCLVISCFGWMASAAHGTETITTGDLYPPYVDKSLPENGLMVPIIKKIFDKTENYYDNEIIYQPWVRGYEQTKQGIHLGTFPYVWDKERDKDFYYSEAVFDIGSYLFVRDEVEEEEWSVELLKQKNWTRICRPNGYSVEELREPLLSLMDFTVYSPSDLPDCFRLLEKGRMDIIPIEKLTGEYTLFSHVGGLKVKVFKNSVFKAGLYFIVSKQRKDAKQIIQQFNDALKAAKESGEFDLWIKDFYDRLAVERQ, from the coding sequence ATGAATTTCAAATTCTTGGTTATGATCCGGGTTTGCCTTGTGATCTCCTGCTTTGGTTGGATGGCTTCCGCGGCACATGGTACGGAAACAATTACCACTGGGGATTTGTATCCACCCTATGTCGATAAAAGCCTGCCTGAAAACGGTCTGATGGTGCCGATCATTAAAAAAATATTTGATAAGACCGAAAACTATTACGACAACGAGATCATTTATCAACCTTGGGTTCGGGGCTATGAACAAACAAAGCAGGGAATACATTTAGGTACCTTCCCATATGTGTGGGATAAAGAGCGAGATAAGGACTTTTATTATTCTGAAGCCGTTTTTGATATTGGCAGCTATTTGTTTGTACGTGATGAAGTAGAAGAAGAGGAGTGGTCTGTTGAGCTGTTAAAGCAGAAAAACTGGACGCGTATTTGCCGTCCGAATGGCTATTCCGTTGAAGAATTAAGAGAACCTCTGCTCTCATTGATGGATTTCACGGTCTATTCACCTTCGGATTTACCAGACTGTTTTCGTCTTTTGGAGAAGGGCCGAATGGATATCATTCCGATAGAAAAACTCACAGGTGAATACACGCTGTTCAGTCATGTGGGTGGACTCAAGGTGAAGGTGTTCAAGAATTCAGTCTTTAAGGCAGGATTGTACTTTATTGTCTCGAAGCAACGAAAAGACGCAAAACAGATTATTCAGCAATTCAATGATGCATTGAAAGCGGCAAAGGAGTCGGGAGAATTTGATTTGTGGATTAAGGATTTTTACGATCGACTGGCGGTTGAACGTCAGTAA
- a CDS encoding CBS domain-containing protein has protein sequence MKVSDLMTPNVETVKMDTLLSDIWKIFKQHRFHHLPVVDEHNKLIGMISDRDVLYHISPRVESGNATVAEIEVLRKPAHQFMSRGPLTVYPNTSAARALRTIIEQSVSCLPVVDDEKNLLGILTWRDVIKFVLRRVEGGDASANEHDPSEGSVEPVQAGD, from the coding sequence ATGAAAGTATCAGATTTAATGACTCCTAACGTCGAGACGGTGAAGATGGATACGCTTCTCTCCGACATATGGAAGATTTTCAAACAACACAGGTTTCATCATCTACCTGTGGTGGATGAGCATAATAAGTTGATCGGGATGATTTCTGATCGTGATGTGCTCTACCATATTTCACCTCGTGTAGAGTCTGGTAATGCCACGGTGGCGGAAATTGAAGTTCTGAGAAAACCTGCACATCAGTTTATGAGTCGAGGGCCGTTGACTGTGTATCCGAATACCAGTGCTGCCCGTGCCTTACGTACCATCATCGAACAATCGGTCTCTTGTTTGCCTGTGGTGGACGACGAGAAAAACTTGTTGGGCATTCTGACGTGGCGGGATGTGATTAAGTTTGTGTTACGTCGAGTGGAGGGCGGTGACGCTTCGGCAAACGAACATGATCCGTCTGAAGGAAGCGTCGAGCCGGTTCAGGCAGGTGATTAA
- a CDS encoding YheT family hydrolase gives MLIERSSYRAPWWLRNGHLNTIYPSLFRKLHLPFSARETIDTDDQDLLCLDWYRINQGASNRKLVIVSHGLEGHSERPYVLGMCRKMNAMGYDALAWNFRSCGPFMNRQKRFYHSGATEDLAQVIEHAQKDYDHIALVGFSMGGNLSLLHCGREHRSLDPKVRVVVGVSVPCDLEGCAYELAKRENQIYMKRFLKDLRSKMHLKHSQFPDIPTEPLARIKNFQEFDDLYTAPLHGFDDAQDYWNKSSCLGYLDQIQIPALVVNAKDDPFLSESAYPYSRLESLDHVYLETPEHGGHVGFVSFQPDGSYWIEQRVAEFLATHF, from the coding sequence ATGTTGATTGAGCGTTCGAGTTACCGTGCGCCTTGGTGGTTAAGGAATGGACATCTGAATACCATTTATCCATCGTTATTCCGTAAACTGCATTTGCCATTCAGTGCCAGAGAAACCATTGATACGGATGATCAGGATTTGCTTTGCCTGGATTGGTATCGTATCAATCAAGGGGCCTCGAATCGTAAGTTAGTGATTGTCTCGCATGGCTTGGAAGGTCACAGCGAACGTCCTTACGTGTTAGGGATGTGCCGTAAAATGAACGCAATGGGCTACGATGCTCTGGCGTGGAACTTCCGTTCTTGCGGTCCCTTTATGAATCGACAAAAACGTTTTTATCACAGTGGTGCTACCGAAGATTTAGCTCAGGTGATTGAGCACGCTCAAAAAGACTACGATCACATTGCTTTAGTCGGTTTTAGCATGGGGGGTAATCTCAGTCTGTTGCATTGTGGCCGAGAGCACCGGAGCTTAGATCCGAAAGTTCGCGTTGTGGTTGGTGTCTCTGTCCCGTGTGATCTGGAAGGGTGTGCTTATGAGTTGGCCAAGCGTGAGAATCAAATCTACATGAAGCGCTTCTTGAAAGACCTTCGCAGTAAGATGCATCTGAAGCATAGCCAATTTCCTGATATTCCTACGGAACCATTAGCACGCATCAAAAACTTCCAGGAATTTGATGATCTGTATACCGCGCCTTTGCATGGCTTCGATGATGCGCAGGATTATTGGAATAAATCCAGTTGCCTGGGGTATCTTGATCAAATTCAAATACCGGCATTGGTGGTGAATGCCAAGGATGATCCGTTTTTATCTGAATCCGCATACCCATACTCAAGACTGGAATCGTTGGATCATGTCTATCTGGAAACGCCTGAACATGGCGGGCATGTCGGATTTGTTTCGTTCCAACCCGATGGAAGTTATTGGATTGAGCAACGTGTGGCCGAGTTTTTAGCGACACATTTTTAA
- a CDS encoding TetR/AcrR family transcriptional regulator, whose translation MVYRATANTQAKKAESRERLLNAGLDLVLEAGFTQLTINRVAQRAQVATGTVYRYFASKGELCEEIFLKATKIELAKVTETCKTPGKSPYQRMKTTLSEFAYRAIKGRRLAYALIAEPVDSMLDETRLQFRRAYAEQFSDLISEGIEAGDFREQSPMIAATAIVGAITEALVGPLSPNNCNPIESQKLTSDIVDFCMKAISQRA comes from the coding sequence ATGGTTTATCGTGCTACTGCCAACACTCAGGCTAAAAAAGCCGAAAGTCGGGAACGACTTCTTAATGCAGGATTAGATCTTGTGCTAGAGGCAGGTTTCACTCAGCTCACAATCAACAGAGTTGCTCAACGAGCTCAAGTTGCTACTGGCACTGTCTATCGATACTTCGCATCAAAAGGCGAACTCTGCGAAGAGATCTTCTTAAAAGCGACCAAGATCGAGCTGGCAAAAGTCACCGAAACCTGCAAAACCCCTGGCAAGTCGCCCTATCAACGAATGAAAACGACCTTATCCGAGTTTGCTTACCGTGCGATTAAAGGTCGCCGATTGGCTTACGCGCTGATAGCCGAGCCGGTAGACAGCATGCTGGATGAAACCCGTTTGCAATTTCGACGAGCCTACGCAGAACAATTTTCCGATTTGATTAGCGAAGGAATTGAAGCTGGCGACTTTCGAGAACAATCCCCGATGATTGCAGCTACAGCGATTGTTGGTGCTATTACCGAGGCACTGGTTGGTCCCCTATCCCCAAACAACTGCAATCCGATTGAGAGTCAAAAGTTGACCTCGGACATTGTGGACTTTTGTATGAAGGCGATATCACAAAGGGCCTGA
- a CDS encoding isovaleryl-CoA dehydrogenase produces MTHHSSNNNNNQSNKNQNNNSQVLSETHEVFNQLHPLENQNIYTQDTALQEAVARNGGSWANEELSQFGKLTGSSDVIEWGFLANKHKPSFKTHDRFGRRVDQVDFHPSYHHLMQQSIEHGLHSSPWTHPQSGAHVARAAKTYMQSQVEAGHGCPITMTFACTPTFLKQPNVAKEWLPKIHSTHYDPSNKPYFEKSGLTIGMGMTEKQGGSDVRANTTRATPVAQPGPGELYQLVGHKWFLSAPMCDGFLVLAQAEGGLSCFLVPRWQPDGTRNPLHVQQLKDKMGNVSNASSEVEFRGAVAWLIGDEGRGVANILEMVALTRFDCMIGSSAGMRQAVSQIIHHAQHRSVFGNTLIDQPLMQNVLADLALESEAAMSLSFRMARALDNMATDEHEALLLRIGTAVGKYWICKRTPAHAYEAMECIGGAAVMEDCIMPRLYREAPINAIWEGSGNVQCLDVLRAIQKSPKTLDALLHELNSAHGKNSDFDLAFNQANNMLKDLSSFESQGRIIVEKLATLLQASVLINAGNEMVSDLFCAARLNPDAGNLFGTIPTQNINKFNLKDYISRASL; encoded by the coding sequence ATGACTCACCACAGCAGCAATAACAATAATAACCAGAGCAATAAAAACCAGAACAATAACAGCCAGGTGTTATCTGAAACACATGAAGTGTTTAACCAACTGCATCCACTAGAAAATCAAAATATTTATACTCAGGATACAGCACTGCAAGAAGCGGTCGCGCGCAACGGAGGCAGCTGGGCAAACGAAGAACTCAGCCAATTTGGTAAACTCACAGGTTCCTCAGACGTCATCGAATGGGGCTTCCTGGCAAACAAACACAAGCCGAGCTTCAAAACCCATGACCGCTTTGGCCGTCGAGTGGATCAAGTAGACTTTCACCCGTCGTATCATCACCTGATGCAACAGTCGATTGAGCACGGTTTGCATTCCAGCCCGTGGACACATCCCCAGTCTGGTGCCCATGTTGCCCGTGCAGCCAAGACCTATATGCAAAGTCAGGTAGAAGCCGGTCACGGTTGCCCGATTACCATGACCTTTGCGTGTACTCCCACCTTCTTGAAACAGCCTAACGTTGCAAAAGAGTGGTTGCCTAAAATTCACTCAACGCACTATGACCCAAGCAACAAACCCTATTTCGAGAAGTCCGGTTTAACCATCGGTATGGGCATGACCGAAAAGCAAGGCGGTTCGGATGTCCGGGCCAATACCACCCGAGCAACGCCCGTTGCACAACCAGGCCCGGGAGAACTCTACCAACTGGTCGGGCACAAATGGTTCCTGTCTGCGCCTATGTGTGATGGCTTCCTCGTCCTCGCGCAAGCAGAAGGCGGCTTGTCATGCTTCCTGGTTCCACGCTGGCAACCCGATGGCACCCGCAACCCACTGCACGTACAGCAGCTGAAAGATAAAATGGGAAATGTCTCCAATGCGTCCAGTGAAGTGGAATTCCGTGGTGCCGTTGCCTGGTTAATTGGCGACGAAGGTCGAGGCGTGGCAAATATTCTTGAAATGGTGGCATTAACCCGATTCGACTGCATGATAGGCTCATCAGCCGGAATGCGTCAGGCCGTCAGTCAGATCATTCATCATGCACAGCACCGCAGTGTGTTCGGCAACACACTGATCGATCAACCACTGATGCAAAATGTGCTGGCGGACCTGGCCTTGGAAAGTGAAGCCGCTATGTCACTGTCCTTCCGTATGGCCAGAGCCCTAGACAATATGGCAACAGATGAGCACGAAGCGTTATTGCTGCGAATAGGAACAGCCGTTGGTAAATACTGGATCTGTAAACGCACGCCGGCTCATGCCTATGAGGCGATGGAATGTATCGGGGGTGCCGCTGTGATGGAGGACTGCATCATGCCACGGCTCTATCGTGAAGCCCCGATCAATGCAATCTGGGAAGGCAGTGGCAACGTGCAATGTCTCGACGTGCTTCGGGCAATACAAAAATCTCCTAAAACACTCGATGCCTTACTGCATGAATTAAACTCTGCGCACGGTAAAAATTCAGACTTCGATTTAGCCTTCAATCAAGCAAACAATATGCTGAAAGATCTGTCGAGTTTCGAATCTCAGGGCCGAATCATTGTTGAAAAATTAGCCACTTTATTACAAGCAAGCGTATTGATAAATGCAGGTAACGAGATGGTTTCAGACTTATTCTGTGCCGCACGTCTCAACCCTGACGCAGGTAATTTGTTTGGCACGATACCGACTCAAAACATCAACAAATTCAATCTTAAGGATTACATTAGTAGAGCATCACTTTAA
- a CDS encoding DnaJ domain-containing protein yields MSRFLLLVAIVFIGWYAFRWWNQQESKPKGKVLWTYGLWGLAGLLILLFLTGRAHWITAAIGALLPLMKSALPYLQRLIPYAFQWQQRKQQQRHLHGEWVELNVSPMSGKVNGTVLKGGFKGRHLSDLSESELKQLLRDCLANEMKSAQLLAAFLQQVYGDQWQSSFADVLHEHNAGQSEKADFNGNHHSGRMSEQEAYEILGVDKNASKEDILKAYKSLMQKVHPDRGGSDYLTRLVSDAKECLLKRFK; encoded by the coding sequence ATGTCTAGATTTCTCTTACTTGTCGCAATTGTCTTTATCGGTTGGTACGCATTTCGTTGGTGGAATCAACAGGAATCCAAGCCAAAGGGGAAGGTGCTATGGACTTATGGGCTGTGGGGATTGGCTGGCCTGCTTATCTTGTTGTTCCTTACAGGGCGGGCTCATTGGATTACTGCGGCTATTGGTGCGTTACTGCCGTTAATGAAGTCAGCACTTCCTTACCTGCAACGGCTTATTCCTTACGCGTTTCAATGGCAGCAGCGCAAACAGCAGCAACGTCATTTACACGGTGAGTGGGTAGAACTGAATGTCAGCCCAATGTCAGGCAAAGTGAATGGCACGGTATTGAAAGGCGGGTTTAAAGGCCGGCATTTGAGTGACTTATCAGAGTCAGAGCTTAAACAACTCTTAAGAGATTGTTTGGCTAATGAGATGAAGTCTGCACAGTTATTGGCTGCCTTTCTACAGCAGGTGTATGGCGATCAATGGCAAAGCAGCTTTGCGGATGTATTGCATGAACATAATGCGGGGCAGTCTGAGAAGGCTGACTTTAACGGTAATCACCATTCAGGCCGGATGTCTGAACAAGAAGCCTATGAGATTCTTGGCGTGGATAAAAACGCCAGCAAAGAAGACATTCTCAAAGCATACAAATCTTTAATGCAGAAAGTACATCCTGATCGCGGTGGCAGTGATTATTTGACGCGTTTGGTGTCGGATGCCAAGGAATGCTTGTTAAAACGCTTTAAGTAA
- a CDS encoding GGDEF domain-containing protein gives MNDCTTDQIKATLDHGFKRLAFPDASLEKQYQRFFFDHYFRAALFPLIVGLAFYLGFILADSLIIPQLLDKSILLRSTIAIPGALFLCLLKWGPHTRWQYIMATIVLCLINASIVFLGYWAAKQGQHYYQSGTLLVIMLGCTLARLPFMYALISTTLMILSYGLIIGIPQASPPDIFMNNLFIFFGVAFFGLVSNYQVNYGLRRSYLQSLLLNAENQSLYQEKQRFEHISHMDQLTSLYNRRFLDERYPELWQQAFNDSSNLSVLMIDIDRFKEFNDLAGHHKGDEILVEVATTLKESVRSSTDLLARYGGEEFILICPNTTLDHAMMLGEKLRRQVYNQTIAHPAGGMLSISIGVASTIPSDLERREQEHLQKIADQALYQAKLNGRNRVESVDP, from the coding sequence GTGAACGACTGTACTACCGATCAAATCAAAGCCACGCTGGATCATGGATTCAAACGGCTGGCATTTCCAGACGCATCATTAGAAAAGCAATATCAACGCTTTTTCTTTGATCATTATTTCCGGGCGGCGTTATTTCCGCTCATAGTTGGCTTGGCTTTCTATCTTGGGTTTATTCTGGCCGACTCGTTAATCATTCCTCAATTGCTCGATAAAAGTATTCTGCTTCGTTCTACGATTGCCATTCCGGGCGCCCTGTTTCTTTGTTTATTGAAATGGGGGCCACATACCCGTTGGCAATACATTATGGCAACCATCGTCTTATGTTTGATCAATGCATCCATCGTTTTTCTAGGCTATTGGGCCGCTAAACAAGGACAGCACTATTATCAAAGCGGCACGCTGCTGGTCATTATGCTTGGCTGCACTCTGGCTCGATTACCCTTCATGTATGCGTTGATCAGCACCACATTGATGATTCTCAGTTACGGCTTAATTATCGGCATTCCTCAAGCGTCACCACCCGATATCTTTATGAACAATCTATTTATCTTTTTTGGTGTCGCCTTCTTCGGTCTTGTGAGTAACTACCAGGTCAATTACGGCCTGCGCCGGTCCTATCTACAAAGCTTGCTACTCAATGCCGAGAATCAAAGCCTCTATCAGGAAAAGCAACGCTTCGAACACATTTCCCACATGGATCAATTAACCAGTCTGTATAACCGACGCTTTTTGGATGAGCGCTATCCGGAACTTTGGCAACAGGCCTTCAACGATTCATCCAATCTCAGCGTACTGATGATCGACATCGATCGTTTCAAAGAATTCAATGACCTGGCTGGACACCATAAAGGGGATGAAATCTTGGTGGAGGTTGCCACCACGCTGAAGGAATCCGTACGTTCCAGCACCGATTTGTTAGCTCGCTACGGTGGAGAGGAGTTTATCCTGATCTGTCCGAACACGACGCTCGATCACGCAATGATGCTGGGAGAAAAACTTCGCCGCCAAGTGTATAACCAAACAATAGCTCACCCTGCCGGTGGTATGTTGTCAATCAGTATAGGGGTTGCCAGTACCATTCCATCCGATCTCGAACGACGAGAACAAGAGCATTTACAGAAAATCGCCGATCAGGCTCTCTATCAAGCCAAGCTTAACGGAAGAAATCGAGTCGAGTCGGTTGATCCTTAA